Proteins from a genomic interval of Schistocerca cancellata isolate TAMUIC-IGC-003103 chromosome 8, iqSchCanc2.1, whole genome shotgun sequence:
- the LOC126094652 gene encoding protein kibra, protein MPRRRNGEIPLPDGWDFGTDYDGKIYFIDHNSKKTTWIDPRDRYTKPQTFADCIGNELPLGWEEAYDPQIGSYYINHVNQCTQLEDPRLEWRAIQEAMLRDYLQTAQDVLEAKKEIYDVKQQRLYLAQDEYNHLHNVLTTLNTSRTSLCSSSSSLSTKYDPDLLKSDVALARNRVSRLKRELEQIRAEMHCTQRGVETLSSVEQKLSSHEGGCYNITEAQAIMTELRNIQKSLSLGEKEKAELMQSLAKLKDDLTRLQLCESSPDASTLSLPQEKLSTASQTDLSGELMPIGTRLAEMARMRLQYDEARKRVQHIQHQLADLEEKVQPGQAESDKDRLLLFQEKEQLLRELRSITPRSRSQQEMQDIQQEIRRLEQDLNQALEMSNRAIADRLRLHEEKQLLLQQLRDALRAMTQLESQLKTMSASTLSVSSSSSLGSLSTTSSKGSLSSGLSFTDIYGGPQYQATATPVDSSGVGSVDMADLHRRVERLLRGDPATPSPSPGRSQPSLSPRSSPSSASPPVSPLHEPSIASTAGSPALPPPNAGWIRFVPGRPGAVSHCLDRAQLEDRLAELRIRHRDLIAAAAGSTRPDLQELTVHGSNMSQGSGLGRPGRCQFEPTPEPPLSPISETPPPLVGSSQELLQVAGLSNPSSGTNTRSVSAAVSDESVAGDSGVFEASNKRHSFFGVDHTVSDEMSLETAQVQIKLRYSISDGLLHVGIERARNLAALFIPDGSRVYIKATLLPNSPPLTSACCTKTIDDLRKPTFGDNFPLPVPLNKLLTKTLQVNVWNIDSANHEECLGSAQVSLADFSPEAVSIKWYNILAFRLMHPEANTSNQVVERGSTALTKNHDKQESDVSVFNKQIAVLKEESSDESTIISSQTSTLTRSQGLHSTVSTRLEELDSQEEEEEEDEEDDDDDDDDDEDDEEEDGIIVEFCQEDLLEAVLEHAEDTAVPEDSNDFSVDTSDKETNTECVFIPEKGVRKRPEESARTIVIKRSQTFSPSAAIGRNQYICRLNRSDSDSSMPLYRKGGPFQRNSVERRSLRWRRPPGTVVVTKHGRSSSSGVSSSATARTSLDLELDLRAQHCRLQMLQDELSRLRVLKDRLETARAEGDPEMAAWVIEDTAFQNLIAQAESSKNGKSAEERKIEKMLKKTSREIYKLRKSKAGKGKPDIISFKEKMAFFTRATVPLPVLPTDDGTSSECSTLKHGESLHEQPPTQHPPESKQSEDKRQVEGRECTEENSETQRFHYVVDRVLGVEV, encoded by the exons GCGAAGAAGGAGATCTACGACGTCAAACAGCAGAGGCTGTACCTGGCGCAGGACGAGTACAACCACCTGCACAATGTCCTCACCACATTGAACACGTCGCGGACGAGCT TGTGCTCCAGCTCCAGCAGTTTAAGCACAAAGTATGATCCGGACCTCCTGAAGTCGGATGTGGCACTAGCTCGGAACAGGGTTTCCAGATTGAAGCGAGAGCTGGAACAAATACGTGCGGAGATGCACTGCACCCAGAGAGGAGTGGAAACACTCTCTTC TGTTGAGCAGAAACTGAGCTCACATGAAGGAGGCTGCTATAACATTACAGAGGCTCAAGCAATTATGACTGAACTAAGAAATATCCAGAAGTCTCTCTCTTTGGGTGAGAAGGAAAAGGCAGAGCTGATGCAGTCACTTGCAAAACTGAAGGACGACCTAACTCGGCTTCAGCTGTGTGAGAGCTCACCAGATGCTTCTACGCTAAGTTTGCCGCAAGAAAAACTCAGTACTGCTTCACAGACCGATCTGTCAGGAGAG CTGATGCCAATTGGTACAAGACTCGCAGAAATGGCTCGTATGAGGTTGCAGTATGATGAAGCTAGGAAAAGGGTGCAGCATATTCAGCATCAACTAGCAGATCTGGAAGAAAAAGTGCAACCAGGACAAGCAGAATCTGATAAGGACAG GTTGCTCCTGTTCCAAGAAAAAGAGCAGTTGTTGCGTGAATTGCGAAGTATAACACCTCGCTCTCGAAGTCAGCAAGAGATGCAAGATATTCAACAAGAGATCAGGCGACTAGAACAAGATCTAAATCAAGCACTTGAAATGTCCAATCGTGCTATTGCTGACAG GTTGCGGCTTCATGAAGAGAAGCAGCTCCTTCTGCAACAGTTACGTGATGCGCTTCGTGCTATGACCCAGTTGGAATCGCAGCTCAAAACAATGTCAGCGAGCACTTTGTCAGTGAGCAGCAGTTCAAGTTTGGGATCCCTGTCAACAACTAGCAGTAAAGGTTCTCTCAGCTCTGGGTTAAGCTTCACTGACATATACGGAGGACCACAGTATCAAGCAACTGCAACACCCGTCGATTCTTCAGGTGTAGGAAGTGTTGATATGGCGGACCTTCACAGGCGTGTGGAACGATTGCTCCGTGGTGATCCTGCGACTCCCTCTCCTTCCCCCGGACGTTCACAACCGTCATTGTCACCACGATCATCCCCATCATCTGCATCTCCTCCTGTGTCACCTTTGCATGAGCCCTCTATTGCCTCAACAGCAGGCAGCCCTGCTCTTCCACCTCCTAATGCAGGATGGATTCGTTTTGTTCCTGGTCGCCCTGGTGCAGTAAGCCACTGTTTGGATCGTGCACAGCTGGAGGACAGGCTAGCAGAACTGAGGATACGTCATCGAGATCTGATTGCGGCAGCAGCTGGCTCCACGAGACCTGACCTGCAGGAACTCACTGTTCACGGAAGCAATATGTCGCAGGGTTCTGGCCTAGGGAGGCCTGGAAGGTGTCAGTTTGAGCCTACACCTGAACCACCACTTTCTCCAATTTCGGAGACTCCACCTCCTCTTGTGGGATCATCACAAGAACTCTTACAA GTTGCAGGGTTATCAAATCCATCTTCTGGCACAAATACTCGATCAGTGTCAGCTGCTGTTAGTGATGAATCAGTTGCAGGAGATTCAGGTGTTTTTGAAGCTTCAAATAAAAGGCACTCATTTTTTGGTGTTGATCATACAGTGTCTGATGAAATGAGCTTGGAAACTGCTCAAGTACAAATCAAACTGAG GTATTCCATAAGTGATGGATTACTTCATGTTGGAATTGAGAGAGCACGTAACCTAGCAGCCTTATTTATTCCTGATGGGAGCAGAGT ATACATCAAGGCAACTTTGCTTCCCAATTCTCCTCCACTGACGAGTGCATGTTGCACGAAAACAATTGATGATCTTCGAAAACCAACATTTGGAGATAATTTCCCACTTCCTGTTCCACTGAATAAACTCCTTACCAAAACTCTGCAAGTCAATGTGTGGAACATTGATTCGGCAAACCACGAAGAATGTTTG GGCAGTGCACAGGTGAGCCTAGCGGACTTCAGCCCTGAAGCAGTGTCCATTAAGTGGTATAATATACTTGCCTTCCGTTTGATGCATCCAGAGGCTAATACATCAAATCAAGTTGTGGAACGTGGAAGTACAGCTTTGACAAAAAATCATGacaagcaggagagtgatgtgtcAGTATTTAATAAGCAGATTGCAGTTCTTAAGGAAGAGAGCTCTGATGAATCTACAATAATATCATCTCAGACATCGACGCTGACACGCAGTCAAG GTCTCCATTCCACTGTAAGCACAAGATTAGAAGAACTTGATAGccaggaggaagaggaagaagaagatgaagaggatgatgatgatgatgatgacgatgatgaagatgatgaagaagaagatggaATTATTGTTGAATTTTGTCAAGAAGACCTCCTAGAAGCTGTACTTGAGCATGCT GAGGACACAGCTGTACCGGAGGACTCAAATGATTTCTCTGTAGATACTTCTGATAAGGAGACAAACACAGAATGTGTGTTTATCCCCGAGAAGGGTGTTAGGAAACGGCCAGAGGAGTCAGCTCGAACAATAGTCATTAAACGGTCTCAGACGTTTAGCCCTAGTGCAGCTATTGGCAGAAATCAGTATATTTGCAGG TTGAATCGCAGTGACAGTGATAGTTCAATGCCTTTGTATCGGAAAGGTGGCCCATTTCAACGCAATTCAGTTGAAAGGCGTTCACTAAGGTGGAGAAGACCACCAGGGACTGTTGTAGTAACAAAGCATGGCCGCAGTTCAAGTAGCGGAGTCAGCAGCAG TGCAACTGCCCGTACATCACTGGATCTTGAATTAGATTTACGAGCACAGCACTGTAGGCTGCAGATGTTACAAGATGAACTGAGTCGTTTACGTGTCCTCAAGGATCGTCTGGAAACAGCACGTGCTGAGGGTGATCCAGAAATGGCAGCCTGGGTTATAGAGGACACtgccttccagaatctcattgcACAG GCGGAAAGcagcaaaaatggaaaaagtgcagaggaaaggaaaatagAGAAAATGCTTAAAAAAACCTCCAGAGAAATTTACAAACTGCGCAAAAGCAAAGCTGGGAAAGGAAAACCAGACATCATATCTTTCAA GGAAAAGATGGCTTTCTTCACGCGAGCCACTGTTCCTTTGCCAGTGTTGcctactgatgatggcacaagTTCAGAATGCAGTACCTTGAAGCATGGAGAAAGCCTTCATGAACAGCCTCCTACACAGCATCCACCAGAATCAAAACAGTCTGAGGATAAGCGCCAGGTGGAGGGAAGGGAATGCACCGAAGAGAACAGTGAAACACAAAGGTTTCATTATGTTGTTGACAGAGTGCTAGGTGTTGAAGTGTGA